The Ipomoea triloba cultivar NCNSP0323 chromosome 4, ASM357664v1 DNA segment ttttttttttttggtccttCAGATGGTTTTGACTTCTAACTTTGAGTTTTGCCCTGTAATTGCTCTCCTTGTATGCCCATGCccaaaacatatatttatatatgctcaacGGTTGTATTAACTTACCAAATAAGACTGCACTAGTCAAACCCATAGTCCAGTAGTCCACAGTAAGTGGACATTTTGTTCAGCTACTTATGTACTGACACCAATGCCCATATATATACCATTGGTTGATATTAATATCTCAGCAAAAGACAATACTTAGTTGGAACATACCGAGAAtcttttttctaataatatgcTAGTAAAGGACCACAAGCAGTTAAATCAAGTTAGATTATTAGCTCAAAGAGAAAATGTCAATACTCTTAGTTATCATGTCGGATGTTCAATCAGCGAGGTTACGTTTGCCGTTGAGCTGAGGTTATACTAAGTCAGAAATTAATAATGGTGGGAAATCTTTTCTCCATTATTAATTGAACCAGATTAAAATTATCAAGCTAAGGAATTTGAACATTATCATTGTGGGATATCAAGAATAATGACTTTTATTATAATTTGGAGAAACATATGAAGGATGAAGTATATGAACATCAAGACCCTGGTATGGATGTAGAAGACAACATACATCTTCTCAGCCACCTAAATTTCCCAGTATGCAGTATAAAATATGAAGTAGTATACCACTGTTGAACTAGAAATTAAACAAACAGAACAAACACTCTCCGGGCGGATTACAATTAAGAatcaaattacataaatattatatatatatatatatatactttaccTTTATGAATATCACCACAAAGAAAGTTACGTTGATGGAGTTTATGAGAATTGATCATTATATTCTTGATGTTTATGCAGAAATGGCGGCCCTATAAGCGGCGGGTTCAAGCTCACGTGGGTGCATGTAAACTTTCAGTCCATTCTTCATGAACAGAGTCAAAGACATCTTCTGCTCAACTCGGTGGCCGGGCATTAGGGAGAGACGGTAACGGAGGAGCACGGCGGAGGCCACCGATTTCATTTGCAGGTAAGCCAAGTCCTTGCCTAAACAGGTTCTGGGGCCCGCATTGAACGCCACGAACTTATATCCATCTTTAGGCGTTTCGAACCGGTCTCCGGTCGCCGCGAGCCACCTCTCCGGTTTGAATTCCAAGCAATCGTCTCCCCACACGCTCTGCATTCTCCCGACGGAGTATATAGAATACGTCACCGTAGATCCGGCCGGAACGTAAGTTCCGTCCGGCAGGACATCGTCGGAGACTACATATTTGAAGTCCTCCGGCACGGAAGGATAGAGACGGAGAGTTTCCGCTAATGCTGCCTTGAGATAAACCAACCTGTCGGCTTCGTCAAACACTAGAGGCTCTTCGATCCATTTTTCCCGATCTTCGCCGCGCGTTTCGGTTAGAACCGAGGAGATTTCGTCGACGATCTTCTGCTCGACGCGCGGATTGTTCATGACTAGCCAGAAGAACCAGCTGAGCGCGACGGAGGAGGTGTCGCGGCCGGCGAGGACGAAGTTGAGAGCGATGCGTTTGAGGACGTCGTTAGGGTAGAGGTTCCCGTCGACGTCTCTCTTCTTCATGAATCGCGACAGGAGATCGTCGGACGGCGTTTGTTTACGCGCCTCCAGTGTTTCCGACATGTAGTTTTCAACAACCTGGAGACAACTCTGTAGCCTTTTCTCAGCTCCAATTCCGAGAAGCTTCTTCAACCGCCAGAGAAAATCGGGGTACAACAACCTCTGCATCGTGGCCTCCGTGGCAGAATCGAAAGCGATCGAAAACGGATTTTCCGGCATTTCCGGGGAGAGAGTCTCGGGATCTTTCCCAAAAGTGAGCCCACAAATATTATCGAAAGTCAAACGGAGCAACAAATCCTGCAAGTCAACGGCCGAGTGGTTCCTGGACGCCTTGTCCAAAATAACCCACAACCGCGTCCGGATCGTCCGGTTCACCCACCGGTTCATGGCCTGTCGGAGCGTCCTCGTCGTGAACTCCAACGCCGCGGTTTTCCTCTGAATCAGCCACGTGTCGCCATCGCTGTTGAAAATCCCCTCCCCCAACAGATCATGAAACGCGCTCTGCCACGTCG contains these protein-coding regions:
- the LOC116015551 gene encoding cytochrome P450 86A1; amino-acid sequence: METLLLLFGVAAATSVYLLWFSLLAQRLTGPKVWPVVGSLPYLFMNRRRIHDWIAGNLRATGGAATYQTSTICLPFIAWRQGFYTVTCHPKNIEHILRTRFDNYPKGPTWQSAFHDLLGEGIFNSDGDTWLIQRKTAALEFTTRTLRQAMNRWVNRTIRTRLWVILDKASRNHSAVDLQDLLLRLTFDNICGLTFGKDPETLSPEMPENPFSIAFDSATEATMQRLLYPDFLWRLKKLLGIGAEKRLQSCLQVVENYMSETLEARKQTPSDDLLSRFMKKRDVDGNLYPNDVLKRIALNFVLAGRDTSSVALSWFFWLVMNNPRVEQKIVDEISSVLTETRGEDREKWIEEPLVFDEADRLVYLKAALAETLRLYPSVPEDFKYVVSDDVLPDGTYVPAGSTVTYSIYSVGRMQSVWGDDCLEFKPERWLAATGDRFETPKDGYKFVAFNAGPRTCLGKDLAYLQMKSVASAVLLRYRLSLMPGHRVEQKMSLTLFMKNGLKVYMHPRELEPAAYRAAISA